In Patagioenas fasciata isolate bPatFas1 chromosome 2, bPatFas1.hap1, whole genome shotgun sequence, a single window of DNA contains:
- the SDCBP gene encoding syntenin-1: protein MSLYPSLEDLKVDKVIQAQTAFSSNPANPAILSEASAPIPHDGGLYPRLYPELSQYMGLSLSEEEVQRNLPVAAAAQPQGQLVTRPSTNYMVAPVTGNDIGIRRAEIKQGIREAILCKDQDGKIGLRLKSVDNGIFVQLVQSNSPASLAGLRFGDQVLQINGENCAGWSSDKAHKVLKQASGERISMIIRDRPFERIITMHKDSTGHVGFIFKNGKITSIVKDSSAARNGLLTEHNICEINGQNVIGLKDPQIADILATAGNVVTITVMPSSIYEYIIKRMATSIMKSLMDHSIPEV from the exons ATGTCTCTCTATCCTTCCCTGGAAGATCTGAAGGTGGACAAAGTTATTCAG GCTCAGACTGCATTTTCTTCAAATCCAGCTAATCCAGCAATCTTGTCTGAGGCTTCTGCTCCCATTCCTCATGATGGAG gCTTGTACCCCAGACTGTATCCGGAACTTTCTCAGTATATGGGCCTGAGCCTCAGCGAGGAAGAAGTGCAGAGAAACCTGCCAGtggcagcagctgctcagccACAGGGT caACTGGTAACACGACCTTCTACTAATTACATGGTAGCTCCGGTGACAGGAAATGATATTGGAATTCGCAGAGCAGAGATTAAGCAAGGCATCCGCGAAGCTATTTTATGTAAAGATCAAGATGGCAAAATTGGACTTCGCCTTAAGTCTGTTGACAAT GGTATATTTGTCCAGTTAGTTCAGTCAAACTCTCCAGCATCCCTCGCTGGTCTGCGGTTTGGGGACCAAGTTCTGCAGATCAATGGTGAAAACTGCGCAGGATGGAGTTCTGATAAAGCGCATAAAGTGCTGAAACAGGCTTCTGGAGAAAGGATTTCCATGATCATTCGGGACAG GCCTTTTGAACGAATTATTACTATGCATAAGGACAGCACAGGACATGTTGGTTTCATATTCAAGAATGGAAAAATAACCTCAATAGTGAAAGATAGTTCTGCTGCAAGAAATGGACTTCTTACAGAGCACAACATCTGTGAAATCAACGGCCAGAATGTAATTGGATTGAAG GACCCCCAGATTGCAGACATCTTGGCAACAGCTGGAAATGTAGTGACCATTACTGTTATGCCTTCCAGTATTTATGAGTATATAATAAAGAG gaTGGCAACTAGCATTATGAAAAGCCTGATGGATCACTCCATTCCTGAAGTGTAA